The nucleotide window GGGAGATTAACATTTTGCAAATTATTGATATTCGGCAGAAGCCGGACGTGCTGCAAGAAGCAGTACAGTATTTCTGGAAACAATGGGGCTCAGAAACGAGCTTCCATTTCTATCGAGATTGTATAGAGCGTTCTTTGGATACAGAGAGTGATGTGCCAAGATTTTATGTGATGCTGGACGGAGACCGAATTATTGGTGGGTACGCATTGTTACGAAGCGATCTGAATAGCAGGCAGGATCTCTTTCCATGGTTTGCGTGTCTTCATGTTGATCCGGAATATCGGGGCCAGAACCTGGGTGGACAACTTCAGACCCATGCAATGAATGAGGTGAAAGCTAAAGGGTATGACAAGCTGTATTTGTGTACTGATCTGACCGATTATTATGAGAAAAATAACTGGGCCTATATCGGTAAAGGATATCTGCTTGATGATGAAGAGACGAGAATCTATGAACATAAGATTTAATAGAGGTTATACACGCTTTTAGGGCTTTGTCTTGAATTCGGGAGGAATGAACCTATGATTACTGAGATTAATAAACATGAATTCCATAAAGTAAAACATCTCACGGACTGGTGTCAGAATATTGAAGTCAAAGCGGTGGCGTATGGCTTGAACCCGGGACGGATCTATGTAGATGATGCAGAGAATATAACAGCAGCACTAATTTGGATACATGGACAATCTGGTTTTCAGTTGATCGGAGACTCTCGAAGTGAACCCTTTCTCAATGAATTGAAAGAGTACATGCGGGAACGTATTGAACCTGAGTTATTGAACTTACATATTCATGCTGTGGAAATTGGTGTGGTGGACGAAGCCTGGGAAGATGTTCTTCAGCACATCTCCGGGAAAAGAGAGATCTCCAGTGATATTCAGCATGTATTCAAATTGAATCCAAATCCGATAAGTTATCAAGTAACTCTCGACGTATGTGCTTCTCAGGACGAGGAAGTCAGAATTCTCAGAATAGAACAAGTACTATTAGGAGAGAAAAGGTATAAAAATTCCTCTTTTCTGAAGGATAAAATCTCTCACTTCTGGACGACAATAGATGATTTTTTACAACATGGCTTTGGCTACATTGCAGTGCATAACGATGATATCGCGAGTGTTTGCTTTTCGGCATTCACTGCAGATCAGACACATGCGGTTGATATTGAAACGGTTGAAGTATACAGAAGAAGAAATTATGGTGCGATGGTGGCAAAAGCTTTTGTAGAAGAATGCGGACGTGTAGGTATACATCCGTATTGGGATTGTTCACCGGACAATGCGGGCTCAATTCGTCTGGCACAGGGTGTGGGCATGTCACTGGATTTTAACTATAGAGTCTACTGGTATGACCTATTCACGTAGATGGGTATGAAGGAGGATGTGCTGTGAGCGAATCGTTACAGGATCAGATTCACTTTCTCATTGAGATTGATAAACTCAAAACGATTGAACGAAAGACGAAGATTATCCATGGTGAGAGATTTGAAAATGATGCGGAGCATTCCTGGCATCTGGCGATGATGGCCTTGGTTTTGCAGAGTCACGCCAACAAGGATGTGGATATCCTCAAAGTCATTAAGATGCTTCTCGTTCATGATCTGGTTGAGATCGATGCCGGTGATACTTTTGCCTACGATTCGGTGGGGAATACGGATAAATATGATCGTGAACTCAAAGCGGCTTATCGGCTGTTTGGTATGTTGCCTAAGGAACAGGCTGAAGAACTACTCCAGTTATGGTTAGAGTTTGAAGCAAAGCAGACGCCTGAAGCACAATTTGCCTCATCTCTTGATCGGTTGCAGCCTCTTATCCACAATCATCAGAATGAGGGAGATACGTGGCAGAAATATAACATTACAAGTGAACAGGTGTTAAACAGAAACCGTGAGATTGCAAACGGTTCCGAAACATTGTGGGAGTATGCGCAGCAGCTTATTCAGAAATCCGTGGATCAGGGAATCTTGACCAAATCATAAGGGTACGTTTCACGTATGCACTTTGAAGATGGGGGAGAAGCATGTATGAGATATATCATGGAGCTAAGAAAATTGGTAGGCCCGCGTCCTCTAATCATGGCGGGCTCATGTGTACTCGTGTTCAATGAGGAAGGTCACCTTCTGCTGCAAAAACGTACAGATAGCTTGGATTGGATGATGAAGAGCTGCTCCGATATTTTAATCTGAACCAGCCAATATTTGAGATTAATCCGTTTACGAAAGATACTGACAACGAAAGAAGTTGAGCTCGTTGTCTAAACGGTCGGTTACGTAGACAAGGCTCGGAAATTCACCGTGTATAACTTCTTACAGTATTGGTGTACTGCCGCAAGTGAAGAGCGGTCCAGTTATCTCTTCGGTGCAGACTATGCCACCCATAGTGGCTTGCCCTAAGTTCACTATTCCTGTTTTTAAGGAGCTTTACATCTACTCATCCGTAAATGTAACTGGGAAACTAGGAGGAAACTTGCCTTCCCCAAAGAATTATTCCTTATTCACTCTAAGACCATGATCGTTGGAAAAACACGTTTACCTTGGTCCTTATCATAGAGAACATACTGCAATGAAGTTGCATGTAGCTTTACAGGATCGAAACATGCAGCCGTTTAAAGTTAAGGAAAAGGTGGGGTGAAAATATTTATTTGTTATTTTTATTGATTGAAAATAC belongs to Paenibacillus sp. FSL H8-0079 and includes:
- a CDS encoding GNAT family N-acetyltransferase, with product MITEINKHEFHKVKHLTDWCQNIEVKAVAYGLNPGRIYVDDAENITAALIWIHGQSGFQLIGDSRSEPFLNELKEYMRERIEPELLNLHIHAVEIGVVDEAWEDVLQHISGKREISSDIQHVFKLNPNPISYQVTLDVCASQDEEVRILRIEQVLLGEKRYKNSSFLKDKISHFWTTIDDFLQHGFGYIAVHNDDIASVCFSAFTADQTHAVDIETVEVYRRRNYGAMVAKAFVEECGRVGIHPYWDCSPDNAGSIRLAQGVGMSLDFNYRVYWYDLFT
- a CDS encoding HD domain-containing protein, which translates into the protein MSESLQDQIHFLIEIDKLKTIERKTKIIHGERFENDAEHSWHLAMMALVLQSHANKDVDILKVIKMLLVHDLVEIDAGDTFAYDSVGNTDKYDRELKAAYRLFGMLPKEQAEELLQLWLEFEAKQTPEAQFASSLDRLQPLIHNHQNEGDTWQKYNITSEQVLNRNREIANGSETLWEYAQQLIQKSVDQGILTKS
- a CDS encoding GNAT family N-acetyltransferase, with the protein product MQIIDIRQKPDVLQEAVQYFWKQWGSETSFHFYRDCIERSLDTESDVPRFYVMLDGDRIIGGYALLRSDLNSRQDLFPWFACLHVDPEYRGQNLGGQLQTHAMNEVKAKGYDKLYLCTDLTDYYEKNNWAYIGKGYLLDDEETRIYEHKI